One Hermetia illucens chromosome 4, iHerIll2.2.curated.20191125, whole genome shotgun sequence DNA segment encodes these proteins:
- the LOC119655370 gene encoding DNA-directed RNA polymerases I, II, and III subunit RPABC4, with protein MSETSSKDAVLKTAMVYVCGECHHENEMRPRDPIRCRECGYRIMYKKRTKRLVVFDAR; from the exons ATGTCGGAAACCAGCTCCAAGGATGCCGTCCTAAAAACAGCGATGGTGTACGTTTGTGGAG AATGTCACCATGAAAACGAAATGCGTCCTCGCGATCCCATACGTTGCAGAGAATGTGGATACCGGATTATGTACAAGAAGCGAACCAAGCGat TGGTGGTGTTCGACGCCAGGTGA
- the LOC119655889 gene encoding nucleoporin Gle1: MTTNCVLQLDFDQIESDDLPLKLSALTHAARISRCETKCCLGPAGDGNSEVSSQKSNENSLKKSSGNTPPKPRKSNLSLNTSEQPVSPVIHKPIDYEAYDRYASSKLSEKQRRSLVRKELEEKRQQFLLQQKAKSQQLIQLQHTEESPNDVKFRIEQLILQEAETLASELIAENERRVREQEEENRKYIEQLKVHHAVRQHHALLKAIHAFQLTFEEKYDEFSKKIRTTKPSERIEKLKQAIIPLLMKYNALNEKMRKAMNEIDSSDLQLIEQLVADIDTLRKQFDADLLADAAETVVDSSTPTIVPESPAPEPVAEKPIEQAQPQAQFPQQQQPQITAIEQSQPSSNPPPPAPAPSEDIGRNRFVSPENLAWYNNINAFYHSKVEGVKPLQANEVMKKYRSNCQKAVNIPVNAISAVSPEHLQDKYDKLYGLISGATVNTSDGPISVMDHPLGRDFCLLLLAKKFVSQGDSTVSSNPQAAFPIAAIIVSIWQKVPEFGQLFLAYTFKESPYLVPYFMTQVEGQPVEEYLKTLGYRFPGGALEKQDMYLKRQSGLIKLYAAVMVTKPRPSDGNVHPFGIEHGWRWLNNILNLEPLPDICATLILGFLQTAGFEMLRIYRNQFLKLLRTLQNQYMQRLSKVDEGGPKARLEVFLMKVIKENTIEKPPGLLAPNFW; encoded by the exons ATGACGACGAATTGCGTACTACAG CTTGATTTTGACCAGATAGAGTCGGACGATTTGCCGTTAAAATTGTCCGCATTAACCCATGCAGCACGGATAAGTCGATGTGAAACTAAATGTTGTTTAGGACCCGCAGGGGATGGAAATTCAGAAGTTTCCTCACAAAAGTCCAAtgaaaattcattgaaaaaaagtaGTGGAAACACCCCGCCCAAGCCTCGCAAATCAAATTTAAGCTTAAACACGAGTGAGCAGCCAGTTTCCCCAGTAATCCATAAG CCAATTGACTATGAAGCCTACGACAGATATGCTTCATCGAAGCTTTCTGAGAAGCAGCGTCGGAGCCTGGTACGGAAGGAGCTTGAAGAAAAGCGCCAACAGTTCCTGCTCCAGCAGAAGGCCAAAAGCCAGCAGCTTATACAGTTGCAACACACAGAAGAGTCCCCGAACGATGTAAAATTTAGAATCGAACAACTCATCCTCCAAGAAGCCGAGACTCTAGCGTCTGAGCTAATCGCGGAAAACGAGAGACGCGTTCGCGAGCAGGAAGAAGAAAACAGGAAATACATTGAGCAGCTCAAAGTACATCATGCTGTCCGCCAACATCATGCACTTCTCAAAGCCATCCACGCGTTTCAATTAACCTTTGAAGAGAAATATGACGAATTCAGCAAGAAAATTCGTACGACGAAACCCTCGGAACGGATTGAAAAGCTCAAACAGGCCATAATCCCGCTTCTGATGAAGTACAATGCCCTGAACGAGAAAATGAGGAAGGCTATGAACGAAATAGATTCATCAGATTTACAACTAATCGAGCAGCTTGTGGCAGACATAGACACGCTTCGGAAGCAATTCGATGCAGATTTACTCGCCGATGCGGCAGAAACTGTGGTTGACTCGTCAACGCCAACTATAGTTCCGGAATCACCGGCACCCGAGCCGGTTGCAGAGAAACCAATTGAACAGGCACAACCACAAGCGCAGTTTCCTCAGCAACAACAACCCCAAATCACGGCAATTGAGCAGTCACAACCAAGTAGCAACCCTCCTCCCCCCGCACCTGCGCCCAGTGAAGATATCGGCCGCAATCGCTTCGTTTCACCAGAGAATTTAGCGTGGTACAATAACATAAATGCTTTCTACCATAGCAAAGTGGAAGGCGTGAAGCCACTGCAGGCAAACGAGGTAATGAAGAAATATCGCTCGAATTGCCAAAAGGCTGTCAATATACCGGTGAATGCAATTTCGGCTGTGAGTCCTGAACATCTGCAG GACAAATATGATAAGTTGTACGGCTTGATTTCGGGGGCCACAGTGAATACTTCGGACGGACCAATCAGTGTCATGGATCACCCCCTTGGACGGGATTTCTGCCTGCTACTTCTGGCGAAGAAGTTTGTG AGCCAAGGCGATTCAACTGTTTCAAGCAATCCGCAAGCTGCCTTTCCGATTGCCGCTATAATAGTTTCGATTTGGCAGAAGGTTCCCGAATTCGGTCAACTATTCCTAGCGTACACTTTCAAGGAAAGTCCTTACCTCGTTCCATACTTCATGACACAAGTTGAAGGCCAGCCAGTAGAGGAATACCTCAA GACCCTTGGTTATCGATTCCCTGGAGGCGCACTAGAGAAGCAAGACATGTACTTAAAACGACAAAGTGGTCTCATAAAACTTTATGCAGCCGTGATGGTAACGAAGCCCCGACCCTCTGATGGAAACGTTCATCCATTTGGAATCGAGCATGGATGGCGGTGGCTGAATAATATACTGAATTTGGAACCGCTACCTGATATATGTGCCACTCTTATCCTGGGTTTCTTACAAACCGCTGGCTTTGAAATGCTGAGGATTTATCggaatcaatttctaaaattactAAGGACTCTGCAAAATCAATACATGCAACGACTGAGTAAA GTTGACGAAGGCGGCCCTAAGGCGCGACTTGAAGTGTTTCTTATGAAAGTAATTAAAGAGAACACAATTGAAAAGCCCCCCGGGCTCTTGGCTCCGAATTTCTGGTAG